Proteins from one Streptomyces sp. NBC_00390 genomic window:
- a CDS encoding GAP family protein yields the protein MASGEVVFFAAVIAVSPFTLIPALFMQFTPRPRAASSAFLAGWVIGIVVPAGACAVLASVVQRPAEGPAWVAWARVVLGSLLILFGLRQWLTRHGRAAPGWMRLLADASPSKAFRLGLLLSVANPKILLLSAAAGLAVGAAEPPTTNAVVAFAVFTVCAASTVALPVVLHVLLGERVLAPLSRVRLWLEKRAAGVMAVVIAAIGVLVLCEGVVRL from the coding sequence GTGGCGTCCGGTGAGGTCGTGTTCTTCGCGGCGGTGATCGCCGTGTCGCCGTTCACTCTTATCCCCGCGCTCTTCATGCAGTTCACCCCCCGCCCCCGAGCGGCCAGCAGTGCCTTCCTGGCCGGCTGGGTCATCGGGATCGTCGTGCCCGCGGGCGCGTGCGCCGTGCTGGCTTCCGTCGTCCAGCGTCCCGCGGAGGGGCCTGCCTGGGTCGCCTGGGCCAGAGTGGTGCTGGGGTCGCTTCTGATCCTCTTCGGGCTCCGGCAGTGGCTGACCAGGCACGGCAGGGCGGCGCCGGGCTGGATGCGGCTTCTCGCCGATGCAAGCCCGTCCAAGGCGTTCCGGCTCGGACTGCTGCTCTCGGTGGCCAACCCGAAGATTCTCCTTCTCTCCGCTGCCGCCGGCCTTGCGGTCGGGGCGGCCGAGCCCCCGACCACGAACGCCGTGGTGGCCTTCGCGGTGTTCACCGTCTGCGCCGCCAGCACCGTGGCCCTGCCCGTGGTGCTCCATGTGCTGCTGGGCGAGCGGGTCCTCGCCCCCCTGAGCAGGGTCAGACTGTGGTTGGAGAAGCGGGCAGCCGGAGTGATGGCCGTGGTGATCGCCGCCATCGGGGTTCTCGTGCTCTGCGAAGGAGTCGTCAGGCTCTGA
- a CDS encoding SpoIIE family protein phosphatase produces the protein MQEFFGRIRRGSPKSPGSDHASGRPDRPGQGRQEQQEPKHGVPPGRWSARRWLRRLRSLLSVRSLAGQVFLLQLTVVVLVVAAALVALVVQARRDSMAEARHRTLTAAQTFAKSPGILTALESSDPSAALQPSAEAVRRAAGVDAIIVYRQDGIALTHSDPNQIGKHVIGPYAEAAAGKSFTRTFHGALGLSVISAVPVRDTGGSVVAIVSSVVTVGKVQDRVNQQLPVLFGVAAGSLALAAGGSALVSRRLQRQTHGLGPAEMTRMYEHHDAVLHAVREGVLIIGGDGRLLLANDEARRLLDLPKDAEHRHVSALGQNADLAELLTSDRPATDEVHLAADRLLAVNKRFTASQGPASRVVTLRDTTELQALSGRAETARQRLQLLYDAGVRIGTTLDVTRTAQELAEVAVPRFADVVTVELLDPVLHGEEPSGVSTEMRRTAVVGLEGDHLLYPAGKLIRFVAAHPAAAGATDGRAVLVEDLSASEGWRAQDPDRARRVLDHGIHSLIVVPLRARGVVLGTAHYWRANASPPFEEEDVSFAEELGARAAVCIDNARRYTREHTMAVTLQRSLLPSRVPEQTALDVAYRYLPARAGVGGDWFDIIPLSGARVALVVGDVVGHGLHAAATMGRLRTAVHNFSVLDVPPEELLGRVDDLVAQIDNDEGAADGEGQGITGATCLYAVYDPASGQLAVATAGHPGPAVVHPDGTVDFPQLPISPPLGLGAGLPGESAELTVPEGSRLVLYTDGLIEDRDRDLDVGLAALRDALAGPGRSPEDTCAAVVEAMMPDRPRDDIALLVARTHRLDPTRIAEWQVPRDPAAVAPVRAACVRRLHQWGLGQVDFAAELVLSELITNAIHYGTDPVTVRLLRDRALICEVSDGSSTSPRLRRAKVTDEGGRGLFLVARFTERWGTRYTPTGKVIWAELPLHGGAGPSVEGLAEILLDEEEALSGEGREQDGAAG, from the coding sequence ATGCAGGAATTTTTTGGGCGAATCAGGCGTGGATCGCCGAAGTCGCCCGGGAGTGATCACGCGTCCGGTCGGCCGGACCGTCCGGGACAAGGCCGTCAGGAGCAGCAGGAACCGAAGCACGGCGTGCCGCCCGGCCGGTGGAGCGCGCGGCGGTGGCTGCGGCGTCTGCGTTCCCTGCTGAGCGTGCGCAGCCTCGCCGGCCAGGTGTTCCTGCTGCAACTGACGGTCGTGGTGCTGGTCGTCGCCGCCGCGCTGGTGGCCCTCGTCGTACAGGCGCGCCGCGACAGCATGGCGGAGGCCCGGCACCGGACGCTCACCGCGGCCCAGACGTTCGCGAAATCACCGGGGATCCTGACGGCATTGGAGAGTTCCGACCCCTCCGCGGCGCTGCAGCCGAGCGCCGAGGCGGTCCGCAGGGCCGCCGGCGTCGACGCCATCATCGTCTACCGGCAGGACGGGATCGCCCTCACCCACAGCGACCCGAACCAGATCGGGAAGCACGTCATCGGCCCCTACGCGGAAGCGGCGGCAGGAAAGTCCTTCACCAGAACCTTCCACGGGGCCCTGGGGCTTTCCGTGATCTCGGCCGTCCCCGTCAGGGACACCGGCGGTTCGGTCGTCGCCATCGTCTCCTCCGTCGTCACGGTGGGAAAGGTGCAGGACAGGGTGAACCAGCAACTGCCGGTCCTTTTCGGGGTCGCGGCCGGGTCACTCGCCCTCGCCGCGGGCGGGTCGGCACTGGTGAGCCGTCGCCTCCAGAGGCAGACCCACGGCCTGGGCCCGGCCGAGATGACCCGGATGTACGAGCACCACGACGCGGTCCTGCACGCCGTACGGGAAGGGGTGCTGATCATCGGGGGCGACGGCCGGCTGCTGCTGGCCAACGACGAGGCCCGCCGCCTGCTGGACCTGCCGAAGGACGCGGAACACCGCCATGTGAGCGCGCTGGGGCAGAACGCCGACCTCGCCGAGCTGCTCACATCCGATCGCCCGGCCACCGACGAGGTGCACCTGGCGGCCGACCGGCTCCTCGCAGTCAACAAGCGGTTCACCGCCTCCCAGGGACCGGCGAGCAGGGTGGTGACGCTGCGGGACACCACCGAGCTGCAGGCCCTCTCCGGCCGGGCCGAGACGGCCCGCCAGCGGCTGCAACTGCTCTACGACGCCGGTGTGCGGATCGGGACCACCCTGGATGTCACGCGCACCGCCCAGGAACTCGCGGAGGTCGCGGTCCCCCGCTTCGCCGACGTCGTCACCGTCGAGCTCCTGGACCCGGTCCTGCACGGCGAGGAGCCCTCCGGCGTGAGCACCGAGATGCGCCGCACCGCCGTCGTCGGCCTGGAGGGGGACCATCTCCTCTACCCGGCCGGCAAGCTGATCCGCTTCGTCGCCGCCCACCCCGCGGCCGCGGGCGCGACCGACGGCCGAGCGGTCCTGGTGGAGGACCTGAGCGCCTCCGAGGGCTGGCGGGCCCAGGACCCCGACCGCGCCCGCCGGGTCCTGGACCACGGTATCCACTCCCTGATCGTGGTCCCGCTGCGCGCCCGGGGAGTGGTGCTCGGAACGGCCCACTACTGGCGGGCGAACGCCTCCCCGCCGTTCGAGGAGGAGGACGTGTCCTTCGCCGAGGAGCTGGGCGCCCGGGCGGCGGTGTGCATCGACAACGCCCGCCGCTACACCCGCGAGCACACCATGGCCGTCACGCTGCAGCGCAGTCTGCTGCCCAGCCGGGTGCCCGAGCAGACGGCCCTGGATGTGGCCTACCGCTATCTGCCCGCCCGGGCCGGGGTGGGCGGGGACTGGTTCGACATCATCCCGCTGTCCGGTGCCCGGGTCGCGCTGGTCGTCGGTGACGTCGTGGGTCACGGCCTGCACGCGGCCGCCACCATGGGCCGACTGCGCACCGCCGTGCACAACTTCTCCGTCCTGGACGTCCCGCCGGAGGAACTGCTGGGCCGGGTCGACGACCTGGTGGCCCAGATCGACAACGACGAGGGCGCCGCCGACGGGGAAGGCCAGGGGATCACCGGCGCGACCTGCCTGTACGCCGTCTACGATCCCGCCTCCGGGCAGCTGGCGGTCGCCACCGCCGGCCATCCCGGGCCGGCGGTGGTCCACCCCGACGGGACCGTGGACTTCCCCCAGCTGCCGATCTCCCCGCCGCTGGGCCTCGGGGCCGGACTGCCCGGCGAGAGCGCCGAGCTGACCGTGCCCGAGGGGTCCCGGCTGGTCCTCTACACCGACGGGCTGATCGAGGACCGGGACCGAGACCTGGACGTCGGCCTGGCGGCCCTGCGCGACGCGCTGGCCGGGCCCGGCCGCTCCCCGGAGGACACCTGTGCCGCGGTCGTCGAGGCCATGATGCCCGACCGGCCCCGGGACGACATCGCGCTGCTGGTGGCCCGCACGCACCGGCTCGACCCCACCCGGATCGCCGAATGGCAGGTGCCCCGCGACCCGGCGGCGGTCGCCCCGGTCCGCGCCGCCTGCGTCCGCCGGCTCCATCAATGGGGCCTCGGGCAGGTCGACTTCGCCGCCGAGCTCGTCCTCAGCGAGCTGATCACCAACGCCATCCACTACGGCACCGATCCCGTCACCGTTCGGCTCCTCCGCGACCGGGCCCTGATCTGCGAGGTCTCCGACGGCAGCAGCACCTCGCCACGACTGCGGCGGGCCAAGGTCACCGACGAGGGCGGCCGCGGACTCTTCCTGGTGGCCCGGTTCACCGAACGCTGGGGCACCCGCTACACGCCCACCGGCAA